Proteins encoded together in one Microplitis mediator isolate UGA2020A chromosome 7, iyMicMedi2.1, whole genome shotgun sequence window:
- the LOC130671554 gene encoding uncharacterized protein LOC130671554 isoform X2, with amino-acid sequence MFPCIGLGCNRSEDFDTPVSSGGNMGSVARFPKLDECAHFHYEHVELTDLEVSVTEVPNDTSFAVRVTSGDTCWTLQRSYENFIMFDRQLHRCIFDRKFSSLAKLPEVQPDNTQDLLAAYLKHFSNLNHEGLNCGPVLNWLQLDNRGRRILVPESDSCPINTPAVAAAYAVRPYTAQAQDEISFLVGDMISVIDMPPPGESNWWRGKKGFAVGFFPAECVAVIGDKVPRHLTVSNIVRSKLPVKPVLRKHGKLIAFFRSFILNRPSRRRLKQSGILKERVFGCDLGEHLLNSGQDVPAVLKCCAEFIETHGLVDGIYRLSGVTSNIQRLRHAFDEDRVPALHSDESILQDIHSVASLLKMYFRELPNPLCTYQLYSTFVTAVQANTDAERLRRMRDAVRKLPPPHYRTLEYLMRHLVRVAARGADTGMTPRNVAIVWAPNLLRCKELEVGGVAALQGVGVQAVVTEFLVCFAELIFGDGPVGRPKSLAITTPARLLSLEEARNRTLRNDSEYIEVGAGPAGLPVHYHTVIELPRKRNGSKRSPSLNWRAIFGRGGFGARGKTRQVRTPPQNETIPSSLNAMRRLRPVKSADSLDGEDSLGPLMGPLPNRPCGHSRSVSHDSYFDHLADAPSSVSPLDLSEIQLNFDLEEREMRMFSEEESGGVASVEASPRRQRNEGPPCIAVSGGSKRKRSRLEERLHCDVELRFIDSQSPDQIMVSADIHGMETPSPLTTPGYLPLLSEASTPISPSTLQATPISITPKTGNSPRISFRSFTLPLDLDDQSCNSQILKGDMSSDKLSVDPPSQRLSVNLDDRSNAKSYERVKTYEIHGSSPEIYDMKKTSDNLIVTLSDQEMTSSDILNLSCATQNDVFSNVSAMSFQEKKSVCNSQNSCDERNQSLPNNTQNSENDGIVDCLIICQNETIGMPSSSTTDLDSPMSCEQTIEELPDSGFVICDGSDKIFTNTDSTQALATNTNGSGEWVMVERTVDSVTTPTNEVTNSKDQLESTFNSAIATNHPLQQSCASDLTMGSTLDIDTSCIGPSDLIDSSILVEESTSEISFDISENKNDKISSENENNLEKQCGSDLRNGNDRCCSESAINLMSHLDSEKMDHEHECCSYSLRLDNENLYRCNLNESSGVMLSKPSIENNHLNYESINSNKDVQYNRTSQYSSNIERKNLTDDEECFKRCKDIRHSFSHSARRSQPISQHIYLSQHAQKTIKRHSNTQIRDNEEVVIQSENAAEAHEIAHDPEGASETTSLDSSYTFSNASSPIDESAVLRDTAAILQELALQRLSGGVGSETPLHSRRKHESDDRSRNRGSFDLELNSETDTEINAKLEDNCLRGKSEEQSNNVTQYLPPCLRARQARATRAALSRSLDEDKFNRMTSESTRMPQKQLSDDSQHNSTPNVGEHLLSCSQSTEKLQSRNLGLDLGDPRCRERIEKYKEERRVFLRDKYRSESFRGSTSRNEDDGELLARLKQRATRPLH; translated from the exons ATGTTTCCGTGTATA GGTTTGGGATGTAATCGATCAGAAGATTTTGATACACCGGTTAGCTCGGGTGGCAACATGGGAAGTGTCGCAAGATTTCCAAAACTCGACGAGTGTGCTCATTTCCATTATGAGCATGTGGAACTTACTGACCTTGAg GTTTCAGTTACTGAGGTGCCAAACGACACGAGTTTTGCTGTACGTGTTACTTCGGGTGACACTTGTTGGACACTTCAACGTTCGtacgaaaattttataatgtttgATAGACAACTACATCGTTGTATTTTTGACCGCAAGTTCTCGTCACTTGCTAAACTACCAGAAGTTCAACCAGACAATACTCAAGATTTATTGGCAGCTTACctaaaacatttttcaaatttaaatcacgAAGGATTGAATTGTGGACCTGTACTCAATTGGCTGCAGCTTGATAATCGTGGCAGAAGAATTCTAGTTCCTGAATCAGATTCATGTCCCATTAACACACCTGCGGTAGCAGCTGCTTATGCGGTGAGACCGTATACGGCACAAGCACAAGATGAGATATCATTTCtg GTTGGTGACATGATATCAGTAATAGATATGCCACCACCAGGGGAGAGTAATTGGTGGCGCGGTAAAAAAGGTTTTGCTGTTGGATTTTTTCCTGCTGAATGTGTCGCTGTTATTGGTGACAAAGTACCTCGTCACTTGACTGTATCAAATATTGTACGTTCTAAGTTACCCGTTAAACCCGTTCTCAGAAAACACGGCAAGCTTATCGCCTTCTTTAGGTCTTTTATTCTTAATAGACCGTCTAGGAGACGATTAAAACAATCTGGAATCCTTAAAGAACGCGTATTCGGATGTGATTTGGGAGAACATCTTTTGAATTCTGGTCAAGATG TGCCAGCTGTACTCAAGTGTTGTGCAGAGTTCATTGAAACTCATGGTTTGGTAGATGGTATCTATCGTTTAAGCGGTGTGACCTCGAATATTCAACGACTGCGTCATGCGTTTGATGAAGATCGTGTGCCTGCTTTGCATTCAGATGAGAGTATACTCCAAGATATTCATTCGGTAGCGTCCTTGTTGAAAATGTACTTTAGAGAGTTACCTAATCCATTATGTACATATCAACTTTACTCTACTTTTGTCACTGCTGTTCAAGCTAATACTGATGCGGAAAGATTAAGAAGAATGAGAGATGCAGTTAGAAAATTACCTCCTCCACATTATAG aacATTGGAGTATTTAATGCGACATTTGGTAAGAGTAGCAGCACGTGGCGCCGATACAGGTATGACACCTCGTAATGTTGCTATTGTTTGGGCTCCGAATCTTTTACGTTGTAAAGAACTTGAAGTTGGTGGTGTAGCAGCACTTCAGGGTGTGGGTGTTCAGGCTGTAGTAACTGAATTTCTTGTTTGTTTTGCGGAGCTAATATTCGGCGATGGTCCAGTTGGTCGACCTAAATCATTGGCAATTACAACTCCTGCTCGATTACTTAGTCTCGAAGAGGCGAGAAATCGAACTCTACGTAATGACTCCGAGTATATTGAAGTAGGTGCTGGCCCAGCCGGATTACCTGTACACTATCATACAGTAATTGAGCTACCACGAAAAAGAAATGGATCAAAACGTTCACCATCATTAAATTGGCGGGCAATATTTGGACGTGGTGGGTTTGGGGCTCGTGGTAAAACAAGACAAGTAAGAACTCCACCACAAAATGAAACTATACCGAGTTCTCTGAATGCTATGAGACGATTAAGACCTGTTAAAAGTGCCGACAGTCTTGATGGAGAAGATAGTCTTGGTCCTTTAATGGGTCCACTACCTAACAGACCATGTGGTCACAGTCGATCAGTTTCACATGATTCATATTTTGATCATCTTGCAGACGCACCAAGTTCTGTATCTCCACTTGATCTATCTGAGATACAACTTAACTTCGATCTTGAAGAGCGAGAAATGCGAATGTTTTCGGAAGAAGAAAGTGGTGGTGTTGCATCAGTGGAAGCATCACCTCGCCGTCAAAGAAATGAAGGCCCACCATGTATTGCTGTAAGTGGTGGgagtaaaagaaaaagatCACGTCTTGAAGAACGTCTTCATTGTGATGTTGAATTAAGATTTATTGACAGTCAAAGCCCAGATCAGATAATGGTATCTGCAGATATTCATGGAATGGAAACACCATCACCACTTACAACTCCAGGTTACCTGCCATTGTTATCAGAAGCTTCTACACCAATTAGTCCATCTACACTACAAGCAACACCAATCTCTATAACACCTAAGACAGGTAATAGCCCTCGCATAAGCTTCCGTAGTTTTACGTTGCCACTTGATTTAGATGATCAATCCTGTAATTCTCAAATATTAAAAGGAGACATGTCTTCCGATAAATTGTCTGTAGATCCTCCTAGTCAAAGATTATCAGTAAATTTAGACGATCGTAGTAATGCTAAGTCTTACGAGAGAGTTAAGACTTATGAAATTCATGGATCTTCGCCAGAAATATATGATATGAAAAAAACGTCGGATAATTTAATTGTGACACTTTCAGATCAAGAGATGACATCCAGTGACATACTAAATCTTTCGTGCGCCACTCAAAACGATGTATTTTCTAATGTTTCTGCTATGAGCTTCCAagaaaaaaagtctgtttgtaatagtcagaatagctgtGATGAACGGAATCAAAGTCTTCCGAATAATACTCAAAACTCGGAAAATGATGGTATTGTCGATTGCTTGATAATTTGCCAGAATGAAACTATAGGTATGCCGTCTTCGAGCACTACTGATCTCGATTCTCCAATGTCTTGTGAGCAAACTATTGAAGAGTTACCAGATTCAGGATTTGTTATATGTGATGgctctgataaaatttttacaaatacaGATAGTACACAAGCATTAGCAACTAATACTAATGGTTCCGGGGAATGGGTTATGGTAGAAAGAACAGTTGATTCTGTCACTACACCAACAAATGAAGTAACTAATTCAAAAGATCAACTTGAAAGTACTTTCAATTCTGCTATTGCAACAAACCATCCACTACAACAGAGTTGTGCTTCTGATCTTACAATGGGTTCAACTCTAGATATTGATACATCTTGCATTGGACCGAGTGATTTAATAGATAGCTCTATTTTGGTGGAAGAATCAACAAGTGAAATATCTTTCGacataagtgaaaataaaaatgataaaatatcttcggaaaatgaaaataatttagaaaaacaATGCGGTAGTGATCTTCGTAATGGAAATGATCGATGTTGTTCAGAGAgtgcaattaatttaatgtcaCATCTTGACTCAGAAAAAATGGACCATGAGCATGAATGTTGTAGTTATAGTTTACGTTTAGATAATGAAAATCTCTATCgttgtaatttaaatgaatcgAGTGGAGTGATGCTTTCAAAAccaagtattgaaaataatcatttgaattatgaatcaataaattcaaataaagatGTTCAGTATAATCGTACCAGTCAATATTCGtcaaatattgaaagaaaaaatctaACTGATGATGAAGAATGTTTTAAAAGATGTAAAGATATTCGGCATAGCTTCAGTCATAGCGCAAGAAGATCACAGCCAATCAGTcagcatatttatttatcacagCATGCacaaaaaacgataaaaagACATTCAAATACTCAAATACGTGATAATGAAGAAGTCGTTATTCAGTCGGAAAATGCAGCTGAAGCTCATGAGATTGCTCATGATCCAGAAGGTGCATCTGAAACTACGTCATTAGATTCTTCATACACATTTTCAAATGCATCATCGCCTATTGATGAGTCTGCTGTTTTACGAGATACAGCCGCAATATTACAAGAACTTGCATTGCAAAGATTATCTGGTGGAGTTGGAAGTGAAACTCCATTACATTCAAGAAGAAAACATGAATCTGATGATCGTAGTCGGAATCGAGGGAGTTTTGATTTAGAATTAAATAGTGAAACTGATACTGAAATAAATGCCAAACTAGAAGATAATTGTTTGCGTGGTAAATCTGAAGAACAATCAAATAATGTAACTCAATATTTACCCCCATGCTTGCGTGCTCGTCAGGCAAGAGCAACAAGAGCTGCTTTAAGTCGTTCATTAGatgaagataaatttaatCGTATGACTAGTGAATCAACACGAATGCCTCAAAAACAATTGTCTGATGATTCTCAACACAATTCAACCCCAAATGTTGGTGAACATTTATTGTCTTGTTCTCAAAGCACGGAAAAATTACAGTCAAGAAATTTAGGACTCGATCTTGGTGATCCTCGCTGTCgtgaaagaattgaaaaatacaAAGAAGAAAGACGAGTATTTCTCAGAGATAAATATAGAAGTGAAAGTTTTCGAGGTTCCACATCAAGAAACGAGGATGATGGAGAATTGTTGGCTCGACTAAAACAACGTGCTACGAGACCCCttcattga
- the LOC130671554 gene encoding uncharacterized protein LOC130671554 isoform X1, translated as MMPGPTSEKPRAQRLNDIEKQTAKGLGCNRSEDFDTPVSSGGNMGSVARFPKLDECAHFHYEHVELTDLEVSVTEVPNDTSFAVRVTSGDTCWTLQRSYENFIMFDRQLHRCIFDRKFSSLAKLPEVQPDNTQDLLAAYLKHFSNLNHEGLNCGPVLNWLQLDNRGRRILVPESDSCPINTPAVAAAYAVRPYTAQAQDEISFLVGDMISVIDMPPPGESNWWRGKKGFAVGFFPAECVAVIGDKVPRHLTVSNIVRSKLPVKPVLRKHGKLIAFFRSFILNRPSRRRLKQSGILKERVFGCDLGEHLLNSGQDVPAVLKCCAEFIETHGLVDGIYRLSGVTSNIQRLRHAFDEDRVPALHSDESILQDIHSVASLLKMYFRELPNPLCTYQLYSTFVTAVQANTDAERLRRMRDAVRKLPPPHYRTLEYLMRHLVRVAARGADTGMTPRNVAIVWAPNLLRCKELEVGGVAALQGVGVQAVVTEFLVCFAELIFGDGPVGRPKSLAITTPARLLSLEEARNRTLRNDSEYIEVGAGPAGLPVHYHTVIELPRKRNGSKRSPSLNWRAIFGRGGFGARGKTRQVRTPPQNETIPSSLNAMRRLRPVKSADSLDGEDSLGPLMGPLPNRPCGHSRSVSHDSYFDHLADAPSSVSPLDLSEIQLNFDLEEREMRMFSEEESGGVASVEASPRRQRNEGPPCIAVSGGSKRKRSRLEERLHCDVELRFIDSQSPDQIMVSADIHGMETPSPLTTPGYLPLLSEASTPISPSTLQATPISITPKTGNSPRISFRSFTLPLDLDDQSCNSQILKGDMSSDKLSVDPPSQRLSVNLDDRSNAKSYERVKTYEIHGSSPEIYDMKKTSDNLIVTLSDQEMTSSDILNLSCATQNDVFSNVSAMSFQEKKSVCNSQNSCDERNQSLPNNTQNSENDGIVDCLIICQNETIGMPSSSTTDLDSPMSCEQTIEELPDSGFVICDGSDKIFTNTDSTQALATNTNGSGEWVMVERTVDSVTTPTNEVTNSKDQLESTFNSAIATNHPLQQSCASDLTMGSTLDIDTSCIGPSDLIDSSILVEESTSEISFDISENKNDKISSENENNLEKQCGSDLRNGNDRCCSESAINLMSHLDSEKMDHEHECCSYSLRLDNENLYRCNLNESSGVMLSKPSIENNHLNYESINSNKDVQYNRTSQYSSNIERKNLTDDEECFKRCKDIRHSFSHSARRSQPISQHIYLSQHAQKTIKRHSNTQIRDNEEVVIQSENAAEAHEIAHDPEGASETTSLDSSYTFSNASSPIDESAVLRDTAAILQELALQRLSGGVGSETPLHSRRKHESDDRSRNRGSFDLELNSETDTEINAKLEDNCLRGKSEEQSNNVTQYLPPCLRARQARATRAALSRSLDEDKFNRMTSESTRMPQKQLSDDSQHNSTPNVGEHLLSCSQSTEKLQSRNLGLDLGDPRCRERIEKYKEERRVFLRDKYRSESFRGSTSRNEDDGELLARLKQRATRPLH; from the exons GGTTTGGGATGTAATCGATCAGAAGATTTTGATACACCGGTTAGCTCGGGTGGCAACATGGGAAGTGTCGCAAGATTTCCAAAACTCGACGAGTGTGCTCATTTCCATTATGAGCATGTGGAACTTACTGACCTTGAg GTTTCAGTTACTGAGGTGCCAAACGACACGAGTTTTGCTGTACGTGTTACTTCGGGTGACACTTGTTGGACACTTCAACGTTCGtacgaaaattttataatgtttgATAGACAACTACATCGTTGTATTTTTGACCGCAAGTTCTCGTCACTTGCTAAACTACCAGAAGTTCAACCAGACAATACTCAAGATTTATTGGCAGCTTACctaaaacatttttcaaatttaaatcacgAAGGATTGAATTGTGGACCTGTACTCAATTGGCTGCAGCTTGATAATCGTGGCAGAAGAATTCTAGTTCCTGAATCAGATTCATGTCCCATTAACACACCTGCGGTAGCAGCTGCTTATGCGGTGAGACCGTATACGGCACAAGCACAAGATGAGATATCATTTCtg GTTGGTGACATGATATCAGTAATAGATATGCCACCACCAGGGGAGAGTAATTGGTGGCGCGGTAAAAAAGGTTTTGCTGTTGGATTTTTTCCTGCTGAATGTGTCGCTGTTATTGGTGACAAAGTACCTCGTCACTTGACTGTATCAAATATTGTACGTTCTAAGTTACCCGTTAAACCCGTTCTCAGAAAACACGGCAAGCTTATCGCCTTCTTTAGGTCTTTTATTCTTAATAGACCGTCTAGGAGACGATTAAAACAATCTGGAATCCTTAAAGAACGCGTATTCGGATGTGATTTGGGAGAACATCTTTTGAATTCTGGTCAAGATG TGCCAGCTGTACTCAAGTGTTGTGCAGAGTTCATTGAAACTCATGGTTTGGTAGATGGTATCTATCGTTTAAGCGGTGTGACCTCGAATATTCAACGACTGCGTCATGCGTTTGATGAAGATCGTGTGCCTGCTTTGCATTCAGATGAGAGTATACTCCAAGATATTCATTCGGTAGCGTCCTTGTTGAAAATGTACTTTAGAGAGTTACCTAATCCATTATGTACATATCAACTTTACTCTACTTTTGTCACTGCTGTTCAAGCTAATACTGATGCGGAAAGATTAAGAAGAATGAGAGATGCAGTTAGAAAATTACCTCCTCCACATTATAG aacATTGGAGTATTTAATGCGACATTTGGTAAGAGTAGCAGCACGTGGCGCCGATACAGGTATGACACCTCGTAATGTTGCTATTGTTTGGGCTCCGAATCTTTTACGTTGTAAAGAACTTGAAGTTGGTGGTGTAGCAGCACTTCAGGGTGTGGGTGTTCAGGCTGTAGTAACTGAATTTCTTGTTTGTTTTGCGGAGCTAATATTCGGCGATGGTCCAGTTGGTCGACCTAAATCATTGGCAATTACAACTCCTGCTCGATTACTTAGTCTCGAAGAGGCGAGAAATCGAACTCTACGTAATGACTCCGAGTATATTGAAGTAGGTGCTGGCCCAGCCGGATTACCTGTACACTATCATACAGTAATTGAGCTACCACGAAAAAGAAATGGATCAAAACGTTCACCATCATTAAATTGGCGGGCAATATTTGGACGTGGTGGGTTTGGGGCTCGTGGTAAAACAAGACAAGTAAGAACTCCACCACAAAATGAAACTATACCGAGTTCTCTGAATGCTATGAGACGATTAAGACCTGTTAAAAGTGCCGACAGTCTTGATGGAGAAGATAGTCTTGGTCCTTTAATGGGTCCACTACCTAACAGACCATGTGGTCACAGTCGATCAGTTTCACATGATTCATATTTTGATCATCTTGCAGACGCACCAAGTTCTGTATCTCCACTTGATCTATCTGAGATACAACTTAACTTCGATCTTGAAGAGCGAGAAATGCGAATGTTTTCGGAAGAAGAAAGTGGTGGTGTTGCATCAGTGGAAGCATCACCTCGCCGTCAAAGAAATGAAGGCCCACCATGTATTGCTGTAAGTGGTGGgagtaaaagaaaaagatCACGTCTTGAAGAACGTCTTCATTGTGATGTTGAATTAAGATTTATTGACAGTCAAAGCCCAGATCAGATAATGGTATCTGCAGATATTCATGGAATGGAAACACCATCACCACTTACAACTCCAGGTTACCTGCCATTGTTATCAGAAGCTTCTACACCAATTAGTCCATCTACACTACAAGCAACACCAATCTCTATAACACCTAAGACAGGTAATAGCCCTCGCATAAGCTTCCGTAGTTTTACGTTGCCACTTGATTTAGATGATCAATCCTGTAATTCTCAAATATTAAAAGGAGACATGTCTTCCGATAAATTGTCTGTAGATCCTCCTAGTCAAAGATTATCAGTAAATTTAGACGATCGTAGTAATGCTAAGTCTTACGAGAGAGTTAAGACTTATGAAATTCATGGATCTTCGCCAGAAATATATGATATGAAAAAAACGTCGGATAATTTAATTGTGACACTTTCAGATCAAGAGATGACATCCAGTGACATACTAAATCTTTCGTGCGCCACTCAAAACGATGTATTTTCTAATGTTTCTGCTATGAGCTTCCAagaaaaaaagtctgtttgtaatagtcagaatagctgtGATGAACGGAATCAAAGTCTTCCGAATAATACTCAAAACTCGGAAAATGATGGTATTGTCGATTGCTTGATAATTTGCCAGAATGAAACTATAGGTATGCCGTCTTCGAGCACTACTGATCTCGATTCTCCAATGTCTTGTGAGCAAACTATTGAAGAGTTACCAGATTCAGGATTTGTTATATGTGATGgctctgataaaatttttacaaatacaGATAGTACACAAGCATTAGCAACTAATACTAATGGTTCCGGGGAATGGGTTATGGTAGAAAGAACAGTTGATTCTGTCACTACACCAACAAATGAAGTAACTAATTCAAAAGATCAACTTGAAAGTACTTTCAATTCTGCTATTGCAACAAACCATCCACTACAACAGAGTTGTGCTTCTGATCTTACAATGGGTTCAACTCTAGATATTGATACATCTTGCATTGGACCGAGTGATTTAATAGATAGCTCTATTTTGGTGGAAGAATCAACAAGTGAAATATCTTTCGacataagtgaaaataaaaatgataaaatatcttcggaaaatgaaaataatttagaaaaacaATGCGGTAGTGATCTTCGTAATGGAAATGATCGATGTTGTTCAGAGAgtgcaattaatttaatgtcaCATCTTGACTCAGAAAAAATGGACCATGAGCATGAATGTTGTAGTTATAGTTTACGTTTAGATAATGAAAATCTCTATCgttgtaatttaaatgaatcgAGTGGAGTGATGCTTTCAAAAccaagtattgaaaataatcatttgaattatgaatcaataaattcaaataaagatGTTCAGTATAATCGTACCAGTCAATATTCGtcaaatattgaaagaaaaaatctaACTGATGATGAAGAATGTTTTAAAAGATGTAAAGATATTCGGCATAGCTTCAGTCATAGCGCAAGAAGATCACAGCCAATCAGTcagcatatttatttatcacagCATGCacaaaaaacgataaaaagACATTCAAATACTCAAATACGTGATAATGAAGAAGTCGTTATTCAGTCGGAAAATGCAGCTGAAGCTCATGAGATTGCTCATGATCCAGAAGGTGCATCTGAAACTACGTCATTAGATTCTTCATACACATTTTCAAATGCATCATCGCCTATTGATGAGTCTGCTGTTTTACGAGATACAGCCGCAATATTACAAGAACTTGCATTGCAAAGATTATCTGGTGGAGTTGGAAGTGAAACTCCATTACATTCAAGAAGAAAACATGAATCTGATGATCGTAGTCGGAATCGAGGGAGTTTTGATTTAGAATTAAATAGTGAAACTGATACTGAAATAAATGCCAAACTAGAAGATAATTGTTTGCGTGGTAAATCTGAAGAACAATCAAATAATGTAACTCAATATTTACCCCCATGCTTGCGTGCTCGTCAGGCAAGAGCAACAAGAGCTGCTTTAAGTCGTTCATTAGatgaagataaatttaatCGTATGACTAGTGAATCAACACGAATGCCTCAAAAACAATTGTCTGATGATTCTCAACACAATTCAACCCCAAATGTTGGTGAACATTTATTGTCTTGTTCTCAAAGCACGGAAAAATTACAGTCAAGAAATTTAGGACTCGATCTTGGTGATCCTCGCTGTCgtgaaagaattgaaaaatacaAAGAAGAAAGACGAGTATTTCTCAGAGATAAATATAGAAGTGAAAGTTTTCGAGGTTCCACATCAAGAAACGAGGATGATGGAGAATTGTTGGCTCGACTAAAACAACGTGCTACGAGACCCCttcattga